The Halorhodospira halophila SL1 genomic sequence GCATGACCACCAGCACCGCCGGGGTCATCGACTGGCTGGCGATCCTGCGCGCCGGGGCCCGCGTACTGCCGGTCTCGGAGCGCATGCCGGAGCCCGCCCTGGAACAACTCCTGGCCGAACACGGCATCGCCGGCCGGATCCCGGCGCCGGGCGCCGAGCTTCAACACACCGGCCACGCCCCCCCGGGTGAACCGGCCAGCAGCCTGCACAGGCACTTCCGCCCCGATGCCCCCTGCGCTGGGGTCGCCACCTCGGGATCCACCGGAGCACCGCGGATCGCGGCCCATAGCTACGCCAACTATGTGCGCAGCGCCCAGGGGGCGATCGACTACCTGCCGCTGAGCCCCCCGGACCGCTACCTACTCTCGCTCCCGCTCTTCCACGTCGGCGGGCTGGGCATTGTCTTCCGCTGCCTGGAGGCCGGGGTGCCGATGGTGGTCGGGGGACGCAGCGAGGACGCGACGTTCCTGGCGGCCTACCGTGTCAGCCACGTGTCGATGGTCGAGACGCAGCTCCACCGCTTGCTGCGCGGCGCCGGTGACCCCCTGCCAAAGCTGCGCTGCGTGCTGCTCGGCGGCGGCCCGGTGGCCACCGAACTGCTCGAGGAGGCGCAGGCGCGCGGCCTGCCGTGCTACATGAGCTACGGCCTGACCGAGATGACCGCCCAGGTGGCCACCTGGCCGGCACTGCACGGCGGGGGCCGGATCCTCCCGTACCGGGCGCTGCGCATCGACCACGACGAGATCCGCGTCCGCGGCGATACCCTGTGCCTCGGCTACCTCGACCGCGGCACCGTGGCCCCGCTGACCGATGCCGACGGGTGGTTCTCCACCGGCGACCTGGGCCACTGGCAGGCGGGACGATTGACCGTCTTCGGCCGCCGCGACAACCAGTTCATCAGTGGCGGCGAGAACATCCAGCCCGAGGCCATCGAACGGGTGCTACGCGAGCACCCGGCGGTCCGCGAGGCCGTGGTGGTCCCGCGCCACGATCGGGAGTTCGGTCAGCGCCCGGTCGCCTTCGTAAAGACCGGCGACGACGCACTCCCCGCCACCGACCTGCGGGCGTGGGTGCGTGCCCGCCTGAGCCCCCACATGACCCCCGTGGCCTGGTATCCACTGCCCGACTCCGGGGGGCTCAAGGTCCGCCGAGCCGAGCTGATCGAGCGCGCCGAGCGGCTGCGCGACCAGGCCCCCTGAACCCAGGCGCGAGCCACTGCCCACCACCGGACCGTAGGCGCAGGGACAAGATTTGCCCTAGACTGGCAGCGTAGGTCCTCGGATCGGGGACCGCAGCCAGCGCAAGGAGATGCCCATGTCCCTCGGCTACTGGATGGTCCTCGTCGCCGCCATCCTCCCCATGGCCTTCGCCGGCGCCGCCAAATTCGGTGGCGGGCAGTTCGACAACGCCCGACCCCGGGAGTGGCTCGACCGCCAGGAGGGGTGGCCGAAACGCGCCCACTGGGCGCAGCAAAACGGCTACGAGGCGTTCCCACCCTTCGCCGCGGCGGTGATCATCGCCCACCAGGTCGGGGCCGCGCAGGGCTTGATCGACACCCTGGCGGTGCTCTTCGTCCTGCTGCGCATCGCCTACGGGCTGTTCTATATCGGTGACCAGGCCAACCTGCGCAGCCTGGCCTGGATGGCCGCGTTCGCCTGCATCATCGGCCTGTTCCTGGCCGCAGCGGCGGCCTGAACCGCTGCCCGCCCGTCTTGGGAGGGTTCGGGGGCAATCGCTAGACTGCCCCAGTCCCGTATCGATGGAGAGAATCAAGGGAGACAAGACCATGGTAGGACGAATTGGTAACGGCGGCAGGGCCGCCCCGCTGGTCGCATTCGCCACCGCGGCACTGCTCGGCAGCGGACTGGCCGCGGCGCAGGTCGAGCGTGGAGACGGCATGGGGCAGGGCTTCGGGCCCGGCCCGGCCGGACCGGGCGCCGGGGCCATGCAGCAGCCCGGTATGGGCATGGGGTCCGGACTGGGCTACGGTCCCTGTTGGGACTGGATGCGCGGGGGGTTCGAGGGCGGGTTCGGAGACCCGCGCACCCCGCTCTGGGACCTGGAACTCGAAGGCGAGAAGCTCGCCGAGATGCGTAAGCTCCGCCGCGCCTATCGGGAGTTCGAGGCCCATGTGGGGGTCGAGCTGGCCGAGATGCGCGACGACATGGCCGAGCTGATGGCGGTCGAACGGCCGGACCCCGAGGCCATCGAGGAACTCCACGGGCGCATGTCCGAACTCCAGGGCGAGCTGCTCGCCGAGCGGGTGCGCATGCGCAACGAGATGATCGGCCTGCTCGACGACGAGCAGCGCGAGCGCTTCCGCAAGGAGTTCGGCCCGCGGCGCTGACCGCTGGGACCGACCGCTATCCGCCGCCGGATCCGGCTCACCCGATCCGGCGGCGGTCTAACCGCTGTCAGCGGATCCGCTCATCGGCGCGGTCGCTCAGCAGCACGGCGATCCAGCGAGTCTCTGGCTGCGCCTCCAGGGCCAGCTTGGCGATCATGGTCAGCGGGATCGACAGCAACATCCCGACCGGCCCGAACACCCACCCCCAGACCATCAACGAGATCAGCACCACCAGCGGCGACAGCCCCAGGGTGCGCCCCATCAGGCGCGGCTCGGTAATGCTGCCGATGGCCACGTTCACCGCCACATACAGGGCCACCGTCAGCACCGCATCGAGCAGCCCCCCACCGAGCAGGGCCACCGCCACCGCAGGGGCGGCGGCGATGATCGACCCCACCGTGGGGATAAAATTCAGCAGCCCGGCGAAGATCCCCCAGAGGATCGGGAAATCCACGCCGATGAGCCACAACCCGGTACCGATGATCACGCCGGTCAGGGTACTGGTGGCGCTCTTGATGAAGATGTAGCGATCGACCGCGCGCAGGAACCGCCGGGTACGCACCCGCGCCCGACGGCTGGCGGGGAAGGCGACCGAGAGTTTGCCGGGCAACGTGCTCTCTTCCAGGAGCAGGAACATGAAGGCGAGCAGCACCAGGAAGGTGGCCGCCGTAAACTGACCGATACCGCTGGCGACCGTCGCCGCCGCATCGGTAAGCGTCCCCACCGCCGGCAGCGGAATCTGCTCGGGGAGGCTCTCCGGCGGCACCCCCATGGATACGACGTACTCACGCAGCTGGCCGAAGACGATGGTCAACTGCTCCTGATACTCCGGCGCCTGGGTGGCCATGGTCTCCACCGCGCCACGCAGAGCGTGGAAGAGCAGGAAGAAGAGCAGCCCCACGCCAAGGAAGAGGATCATCACCGCCAAGACCGCGGGCACGCCGCGTCGCTGCATCCAGTTCAGCGGCGTCGCCGAGGCGATGGCCAGGAACGCCGCCAGCAGTAGTGGATTGACGATGCCGGAGACCGCCTGGAGCCCGGCCAGGATGATCACGACAGCAGCTCCGCCCACCAGCCAATGCCAGGTGGAGGGCCCCCCGTTCTGGTTCAGTATGGTCACGTCCGTTTCCCTAACGCTGGTGCGACTCCACACACGGATACGCCCCGGCGCGGCCAAGCCGCGCCGGGCCAACCCGGATCAGGGTAACAGGGGCACAGGGGGCAACTCAGTCTTCCCGGCGGCCATCCCCCGGGGGCATCGCTTCACCCATCGGGTTCCGGCTCAGGCGCACCGCCGCCGGTTCGCGACCGTCGACGGCCTCACCGTACACCTGGGCCACCTCGTCGCGGGAGACCACTGACGCCACCTGCTCCAGCCCGCCACGATGGGCCAGGATGGTCCGGTAGGCCAGCACCGCCTGCACATAGCGGCGGGTCTCATGGTAGGGGATCGATTCGATCCACACGTCCAGCGGCCGCCCTTCCTGCTCCAGCCAACCGGCTACCCGGCTCGGGCCGGCATTGTAGGCCGCCAGGGCCTTGAGCCGGTTGCCATCGAACCGCTCCAGCAGCTTCTGCAGGTACTCGGCGCCCAGGCGAACATTGAGCTCGGGATCGAATAGTCCGCCCACATCCGGCCCTGGCCGGCCACCCTCCTCGGCCAACTGCCGCGCGGTTCCTGGCAGCAGCTGCATCAGTCCGCGGGCCCCGGCCGGAGAGACGGCATCACGATGGAAGGCCGATTCGCGTCGAGCCACTGCCATCAACAGGCACGATTCGACGCCGGTATCCGCCGCCACCCGCTGGAAGGCGTCGCGGTAGGCGTGGGGGAAGCGCCACTGCAGGGCCTCGACCGCTCCGGCCCGATTGGCAGCCGCTATGGCCAACTCATACCAGCCCTGCCTGTAGGCGTGGGCCGCCAGGGCTTGCTGCTCGGCCGCACCGCGATCCTGCAACAGGCGGCCCCATTCGTCCCGGGCCAGACGCAACTCCCCGACCTGGTAGAGCAGGCGCACCCGCAGCAACGCCGGATCCGGAGCGGGCGGATCCGGCTCCGAGCTCACTTCCTGTAGCGCATAGGCTTGACCGATGTGCTCGGCGGCCAGGAACCCCCAGAAGGAGCGCTGCCCGGCCGCCTCTCGCCAATGCTCCCGAGCCCGTGCCGCATCGCCCAACTCGAGTTGGGCCCGCCCGAGCCAGTACTGCCAACGGGCGGTGCGGACGGACCCCTCCGACAGGCGCGCCGACCAGAAGACCAGGTCGGTCCAGTGCTCCTCGATCACCGCGCGGCGCATGCGCTGCTCCAGGAGTTCCTCGCCGCCGTGCTCGGCCAGCCAGCGGTCGACCCACCCCCGGTTCTCGGGGACGCCGCGGATGATCGAGTACCAGGCGACGCGCTCGAACACCTCCCGGCGCTCGCCGGCCGGTAGATCCGGCAGATCCTCCCCGATCCGTTCCAGGTACTCGCGGGCCGCCACCGTGTCTTCCCGGGCCAGCCGGTAGAGCCCGTCGGCGGTCACCTGACGGCGCAGGCGCGGTGGCAACCCCTCATCCACGTCACCGACCCGCGTCGGCTGCTGCTCAAGACGGTACAGCCACTCGGCGGCAGCCAACCAACGCTCGCCGCCGAGCAGACCTTCCAAATAACGCAGCAGTCCCGGCTGGTCATTGCGGAAGGCCAGGCGCATGCGCTGCCAGACGGCCCGATCATCGATGACGCCAGCCTCGCGGGCCGCCTCGAACAGGCCGTCGCAGGCTGCCGGCCGCGACACCCCGGCATGCCAGGCACTCCGGGCAAAGGCCAGGGCCTCGCCCCGGCGCGTCTCCAGATGGGCCTGCCACCAGTGGCAACGCAACGCCAGGCGGGACGGCGGCTCGTCGGTGACCCGACGCACCGCCGCGTCATCCCCGGCCTCGGCGTAACGGCGCACGGCGACGCGCTTGAGGACATCGGCCAGCGGCGTATCGGCATGGCGCTGTTGATAATCCACCACCCGCCGGGGATCGAGCTCGGGCAGGGCGCTGCGCAGGCGGTGGAACTCCAGGTAAGCAGCCATCGGGTGCGGATCACCCAGGCAGGGCTCCAGCTCCGCTACCCGGGACCAATCATCGTCCCGGGCCGCCTCCAGGGCCTCGTGGAAGCGTTCACCGTGGTCGGCGTCCGGACAGCCCCGATCCGGACCGGCGACCCCTGCGGAGAGGCCGAGGACCAGGAACAGTGCGACCAGGACGAAGCCACGATAACCGCCGGAAGGGACCATGCTCTCGGGACTCCGGCGCGGGTGCGCGTGATAGCCAAGCCTCCCCGAACGCTAGCGCCGGCACCCCCGCAGGTCAACTGCACAGGCCGCCGCACGCAGGGACAAGTGCAGCCATGGCCGTGGTAGCCTTTGCCCCGGACAGATCATCAGCAAGGGGGATGCGCGTGGGGACTGTCGGCACCATCCTGCAGGGTATCGGTATCGTGGTGGGCGGCCTGATCGTGCTCGCCGCCCTGGTCCTGGCCATCGGACCATTCATGATCTCCACTCAGCCGGCGGACGGCGTCCAGGACGGCCGCGAGCTCGGCGGGGATCAGAGCCGTTTCATCACTGTGCCGTTCCCAGGGTTCCCGGACGGGCTGCAGCTGCACTACGTCACCGCCGGCGAGGAGCACGCCGATTCCGACAAGCCGGCGTGGCTGCTGCTTCACGGCTTCTCTTTCAGCACGGTGACCTGGGAACCGCTGCTCCCGAGCCTGGGCAGTGACCGCTATACCGTGGCCTACGACCAGATCCCCTACGGCCTGAGTGATAAGCCCGACTACCGCGGCGAGGGGCCGAACCCCTTCACCCTCGAGGCTGACGTCGCCCACCTGTTCAGCCTTATGGACGAATTGGGGCAGGAGCAGGCGGTGCTGGTGGGCAACTCCGCCGGTGGGGTGATTGCCCTGGAGGCGGCACGGCAGGCCCCCGAACGGGTCGCAGGCTTGGTGCTGATCAACCCCATGGCCGCCCTCGAACGACCCACGCTACCGAAATGGCTGGCGCAGCTGCCGCAGGCCAAGCGCCTCAGCCTGCTGGGCGGGCGCTGGCTGGGCCGGAGCACCGAACTGCTCGAACGCTCCTATTACGATACCGACGCCATCACCCCGGAGCGGGAGGCACGCTTTAGCCTGCACACCGCCATGGCCGGCTGGGACCGTGCCTGGGGGCAACTGATGCACCGTTCGCTGACCGACGCCCTGCAGGTACGCGGCCCTCTGGAGGGGGTCGAGACCCCGACGCAGGTCATCATCAGCGTCGAGGACGAAGTCATCCCCGCAGCCGATTCCCACCGGGTGGCCGACGCCCTGCCCAACGCCGAGCGCGTGGAACTGCAGGCCTGCGGCCACCTCCCGCAGGAGGAGTGTCCGGCCGAAACGGCGGCCGCCATCGAGCAGTGGCGGGAGCGACACGACCTCTAGGCCCGCACCGACGGAGGAGCAGGATGCCCCGGGAGAATCCGCAAGTAGTTGTCATCGGCGCCGGCCTGGCCGGCCTCGCCGCAGCACGTGATCTAGCGGCCGGCGGCGCCCGTGTGGAGTTGCTGGAAGCCGGCGACGAGGTAGGCGGACGCGTTCGCACCGACCGCCTGCGGCTGGACGGCAGCCCGGCGAGCGGCGAGGAGCCGGCCTTCCAGCTCGACCGCGGTTTCCAGGTGCTACTGACCGCCTACCCGGAGCTGCGCAGCCGCGCCGACCTGGACGCGCTGCAGCTGCGCCGGTACGCCCCCGGCGCCCTGATCCGCACCGAGGGCGGACTGCACCGGCTCAGCGATCCGTTCCGCGCCCCGCAGGCGCTGCTGAAAACCCTACAGGCCCCGGTGGGCAGTCTCGGCGACAAGCTACGCATCGCCCGCCTGCGGGCCCGCCTGCGCCGCGGCGATGCCGAGCGTCCCCTGTACGGGCCGCAGCAAAGCAGCGCCGAAGCCTTCGCCGCGGAGGGCTTCTCGGCACGGATGGTCGAGCGCTTCCTGCGGCCGCTATTCGGCGGCGTTCTCCTCGACCCCCAACTCCAGACCTCGGCCCGACTGCTGAACTTCGTCTTCCGCATGTTCGCCGAGGGCGATGCAGCCATCCCCGCCGGCGGCGTCGGCGACCTGCCGCGCCAGCTGGCTGCTCAACTCCCCGCCGACCGGGTGAGGCTGCGCCTTGGGACTGCCGCACAGGGCATTGAGCAGGGCCCCATCGTATCGCTGGCGGGTGGCGAGCAACTGAGCGCCGATGCCGTCGTGGTCGCCACCGACGGGCCAGCCTTCACCCGTCTGACCGGGCACCCCACCGCCGCGGGCCGGCCAGTAACCTGCCTGCAGTTCGCCGCGCCGGAACCGCCGGTGACCGAACCGTTGATCGTACTCAACGGCGAGGGGGAAGGGCCCATACTGCACCTGGCGGCACCCAGTGTGGTGGCCCCCGAATATGCGCCGCCTGGCTGGCACCTGGTCAGTGCCACTGTGCTCGGCGAGGGGCAGGACCGGGACGACCCCTCCCTACAACGCGAGGCCGTCAGACAGTTGCGCGACTGGTTCGGGCCGGGGGTGGATCACTGGCGCCCGCTGCGCCTGGAACGCATCCCCTACGGACAGCCGGTTCAGACGCCGCCGGCGCTGACCCACCCGTACCAGCCGGCGCGGCTCGGAGGTGACATCTACGCCTGCGGCGATCACCGCGCCCACGGATCCCAGCACGGCGCATTACGCTCGGGCGCACTCGCCGCCGACGCGGTGCTTGCCGATCAGGGAGGGGGATCTGCCGCCTAGGCAGGATCGGGAAGGTGGCCCGCCCGGCAGGATTCGAACCTGCGACCTTCGGCTCCGGAGGCCGACGCTCTATCCGGCTGAGCTACGGGCGGTAGGAGGTGTAGCCTACCGAATTTCGGCCGCTACGCCAAGGGTTCGGAGGCGCGCATGCGCGGCAGCAGGGTCGCGAAGTTGCATGGGCGGGTGCGGGCATCCAGCTGATCGGCCAGGACCCGATCCCAGGCGGTACAGCATCCGCCGGTGGATCCGGGCAGGGCGAAGATCAGCGTGGCGTTGGCCACACCCGCCACGGCCCGTGACTGCAGGGTCGCGTTGCCGATCTCCTCGAAGGAGCGCTGCCGAAACAGCTCGCCGAAACCGGGGATCTCGCGATCCAAGAGCGGACGCACCGCCTCCGGCGTCACATCGCGCGCTGTCAGCCCCGTGCCGCCACTGATCAGTACCCCGTCCACCCGGGAATCGGCGATCCATGCCGAGACCTCGGCGCGGATCCGATAGCGGTCGTCCGGGGCGATCACGCGCCCAGCCAAAACGTGACCGGCCCCCTGCAGACGCTCAGCCAGGGCCGCCCCGGAGGTGTCCTCGGCCAGCCCGCGGGTATCGGAAACAGTGAGCACCGCCAGGGCCAGGGGCTGAAACACGTCGCCGGCATGTCCTGCCACGTTGATTACTCCTGCTGCTCCTCGGGGTGGACAGGTGCCTCACGCTCGGTGGCCGGCGGGATCATCTCCTCGGGATCCCAGAGAAAGAACGTCCAGACCAGCATGAGGATCATCAGCCCGACGACCAGGTAGAGGTACAAGCGCATGGCGGACTCCTGAGCGACGTTACCAGTACGATAACAGCCGGCGTATCCCGAGGGGCAGACCTCACGGCGTAACACGGTAGAATGCCCGCCCATCGGAAACGGTCAATGCAGGACTCGGTTATGCTCCGGATACTCAAGTGGCTCCTTTTCGCCGTGGTCGGGCTGTTCGCCCTGCTGGTGGTGGCAGCGACGCTGGTCAGCGTGGTCTTCGACCCCAACGACTATCGCGACGACATCGCGGCGGCCGTCGAAGCGGAAACCGGGCGCGAGTTGACCATCGAAGGGGACATCCGACTCTCCTTCTTCCCCTGGCTGGGCCTGGAGGTGGGGCGCGTCACCCTCGCCGACCGGGAAGGATTCCATGAGGACCCCTTCCTCGAGGTGGAGCAGGCCGACGCGGCCGTCCGACTTTTGCCGCTGCTCTGGGGCCAGCTGGAGACCCGGCTGTTAAGCATCGAGGCGCCCGTCGCCCGCCTGATGGTCAACGAAGAGGGCGAGGGGAACTGGGAGGACCTGGTGGCGCGCCTCGTCGATGACGAAGCCCCGCCGGCTGACCCCGAGGAGGAGGCACCGGCGGGCGAGCTGCCGCCCATGCTTCGCGACGCCGCCTTCGGCGGGCTGCAGGTCCGCCGCGGTCAGCTGCTCTGGGAAGACCGCAGCATCGATGACCGCAAGGAGGTCGAGCGCTTCGACCTGGATGTCGAGGCACTGCGACTGGGCCAGCCGGTGGCCCTGCAGGCCAGCTGGCTCGGCCACGGCGCCGAGCTGCCCAGGATCGACGGACAGCTGCGCCTGCAGGCCACCCTGGACCAGGCCATGGAACAGCTCGACCTGGACGGGCTGGAGATGCTGGTGGACGCTCAGGGGGACCAGGTGCCGGGTCGGCAGCAGCGCCTGGGCGTGACCGGCAACGGCCGTATCGGCCTGGGCGCCCCCCTGCGGATCGAGTGGCCGGAGCTGGAAGTCACCGGGGCGGGGATCGCCCTGGAGGCAGCGGCCGATCTGGAGCTGGACGGCACCGGGGCCCACGGTCAGCTCGACTGGCAACTGCCGGCGTTCAACCTGCGCACCGCCCTCAGCCGGCTGGACATCGGCCTGCCCACCCCGGCGGACCCCACGGCAATGACCCGCGTGGGCGGTGCCGGCCTCATCGAGTTCGACGGCCAGCGTCTGCTCCTGCCCGAATTCGGTCTGGACCTCGATGACACGCGGATCGACCTCGATGGCGGGGTGGACGACTGGACCGGCCCCGAGGTCACGCTCAATCTGACCGTGGACGAGATCAACCTGGACCGGTACCTGCCCGCCGAGGAACGGCGCGCCGTCGACGAGCCGACGGCACCCGACGCGGGGCTGCCGGACCTGGAAGAGATCGCCCTCGATCTGCCGCTGGAGCCGCTGCGCACCCTGGAGCTCGACGGCGGGCTGCAGATCGGCCAGCTGATCCTCTCCGGGCTCTCCCTGCAGGAGGTCCGGGGCGACTTCAGCGGCAGCGACGGCCGTGTGGGCATCGCCGACCTCGAGGCCCGGCTCTATGATGGCGACTACCGCGCCGACACCTTCCTCGACGCACGCGGCGACTATCCGTACTTCGAACTCGACCACCGCCTGGACCAGGTGCAGTTCGCGCCGCTGCTCGAGGATCTCCTCGAACGGGACTGGCTCCACGGGCGGGGCAGCTTCGCCCTGCAGGGCGAGGGCGGCGGCGAGAACCTTGAACAGCTGATCGAGGACTTCCGCGGCGATGCCGAGCTCAATGTCACCGAGGGGGCCGTACTGGGGCTGAACATCCCGCACATGTTCCGCGAGGGTGTAGCCCGCGTCCGCGCCCAGCCCCGGCCCGAACCGCCGGAGGACGAGGCACGCACGGATTTCGGCTCCCTCTCGGCCAGTTTCGAGCTGCGCGACGGCGAGATCCACAACGACAACCTGCGCGCCGAATCGCCGATCCTTCGCGCCCGTGGCGCCGGTCACGCCAACCTGCTCAGGGAGACCATCGACTACCGCGTACGCCTATCGGTGATCGACAACCTGGAGGACGCCGACGGCCGCCCGATCCGCGAACTCAAGGACGTCACCGTGCCCCTGGAGTTCAGCGGAGACCTGTTCAGCCCACGCATCCGCTTCGACCTCCGCGCTGCGCTGACCGAGCAGGAGATCCGGCGTCTGCGCGAGGCCCAGCAGCGCCTCGACGAGGCCGAGGAGAAGATCCGCGAGGGCTTCCGGGAGCGCATTGAACAGGAGCTCGAGGAGCAGACCGACCGCGCCGAGGAGCGCATCCGTCAGGAGGCGGACAGCATCCTGCGGCGGCTTCGCTGAGCGGATGTCCCGCTGGGCCACACCGGAGCGCTGCCAGGCACTTCAGGAGCAACTGATCGCCTGGCAGCGGCAGCACGGTCGAAACGACCTGCCCTGGCAGCAGCCGGCCACGCCCTACCGGGTGTGGATCTCCGAGATCATGCTGCAGCAGACCCGTGTGGAGACCGTCGTCCCCTACTTCGAGCGCTTCATGGAACGCTACCCGGACGTCGCCGCCTTGGCCGCGGCCGAGCTGGATGACGTCCTCGCGCTGTGGGCCGGCCTGGGCTACTACGCCCGCGCCCGCAACCTGCACGCCGCGGCGCAGCGGATCCAGACGGATTGGGGGGGGCAGCTGCCGGCCGAACTATCGGCGCTGCAGACACTGCCCGGCATCGGGCCCTCCACCGCCGGCGCAATCCGCTCGCTGGGCCACGGCCAGCCGGCCCCGATCCTCGACGGCAACGTCAAACGGGTGCTGGCGCGGCTCGCCGGCGTCGAGGGCTGGCCCGGACGCAGCCCGGTGGCCAAGCAGCTATGGGCACTCTCCGCCGCGCTGACCCCGGAGGCGGAGTGCCGCCGCTTCAACCAGGGCCTGATGGACCTTGGGGCGCTGGTCTGCACGCCGCGGGACCCGGCGTGCAACGCCTGCCCACTGGCCGCGTCGTGCACGGCCCGGGCCGCCGGCAACCCGGAGACCTACCCGGCCCCCCGTCCGGCACGTCAGCGCCCTCGGCGCGAGGTCCGCCTGCTGCTGATCGAACACGCCGATGCCCTGCTGCTGGAGCGCCGCCCCGCCACCGGGATCTGGGGCGGACTCTGGTCGCTGCCGGAGTGCCCGCCCAGCGAGGACCCGGTGACACGGGCCCTCCGCCTGGGCGCACGCTGCGAACCCGCCGGAGACCTACCGGCCCGCCACCACGCGCTGACCCACTTCGAGCTGATCATGCAGCCGACTCGGCTGCGCTGGAACGCGGCGACCCCCGATATCGGCGAACCCGATCCGCAGCGGATTTGGTTCCGGCCGGGGCAGGATACCCTGCCCGGACTCCCTGCACCGATCCTGCGCATCCTTCGCGACGCCGGCTACCCGGTAGCCTGAGCCGGAGACCGCAGAACGCTGGCGGCAACATGGACCGGATCGGTACACTATCCGGACGCTCACACCCACCGAGAGGGCAGCATGTCGAGAAAGGTGCACTGCGTGAAGCTCCAACAGGAGGCGGATGGGCTGGACCGCCCGCCATACCCGGGCGAGCTGGGTCAGCGGATCTACGACAACGTCAGCAAACAGGCGTGGAGCATGTGGGTGCAGCAGCAGACCATGCTCATCAACGAGTACCGGCTCACCCCGGCCGACCCCAAGGCCCGCTCCTTCCTGGAGCGCGAAATGGAGAACTTCTTCTTCGGCCAGGGCTCGGCGCCGCCGCCGGATTTCAGCCCCGACCACAGCTGAAACCACCCCGCCCCTTGACTCCGGGGGCCGTTTCAGCTTGAATACGCAGCCGTTGGCCGGGTAGCTCAGTCGGTAGAGCATGGGATTGAAAATCTCAGTGTCGGCGGTTCGATTCCGTCCCCGGCCACCATCTCCTTCCCTCGCAACGTACACGGACGTCCCGCACCCCTCCTGAAAGCCGCTCTATACGGGCATTTGGGGTCTAACGCTGTTCGAAGCCATCCAGGGTCAGCTAGCATCATAGTGGGTACTGGAGCGGGTAGTACCCACCGCGGGAGACCCCACTACCCACAAAGCCATGCCCGCGGCGGCGCTCAGTACCCACAACCCGACGCCCGAAGCGGCCCTTGCGGCTGCTCACGGCGGGCGTGTCGTCC encodes the following:
- a CDS encoding MAPEG family protein codes for the protein MSLGYWMVLVAAILPMAFAGAAKFGGGQFDNARPREWLDRQEGWPKRAHWAQQNGYEAFPPFAAAVIIAHQVGAAQGLIDTLAVLFVLLRIAYGLFYIGDQANLRSLAWMAAFACIIGLFLAAAAA
- a CDS encoding NAD(P)/FAD-dependent oxidoreductase, coding for MPRENPQVVVIGAGLAGLAAARDLAAGGARVELLEAGDEVGGRVRTDRLRLDGSPASGEEPAFQLDRGFQVLLTAYPELRSRADLDALQLRRYAPGALIRTEGGLHRLSDPFRAPQALLKTLQAPVGSLGDKLRIARLRARLRRGDAERPLYGPQQSSAEAFAAEGFSARMVERFLRPLFGGVLLDPQLQTSARLLNFVFRMFAEGDAAIPAGGVGDLPRQLAAQLPADRVRLRLGTAAQGIEQGPIVSLAGGEQLSADAVVVATDGPAFTRLTGHPTAAGRPVTCLQFAAPEPPVTEPLIVLNGEGEGPILHLAAPSVVAPEYAPPGWHLVSATVLGEGQDRDDPSLQREAVRQLRDWFGPGVDHWRPLRLERIPYGQPVQTPPALTHPYQPARLGGDIYACGDHRAHGSQHGALRSGALAADAVLADQGGGSAA
- a CDS encoding Spy/CpxP family protein refolding chaperone, with the protein product MVGRIGNGGRAAPLVAFATAALLGSGLAAAQVERGDGMGQGFGPGPAGPGAGAMQQPGMGMGSGLGYGPCWDWMRGGFEGGFGDPRTPLWDLELEGEKLAEMRKLRRAYREFEAHVGVELAEMRDDMAELMAVERPDPEAIEELHGRMSELQGELLAERVRMRNEMIGLLDDEQRERFRKEFGPRR
- a CDS encoding alpha/beta fold hydrolase, with product MGTVGTILQGIGIVVGGLIVLAALVLAIGPFMISTQPADGVQDGRELGGDQSRFITVPFPGFPDGLQLHYVTAGEEHADSDKPAWLLLHGFSFSTVTWEPLLPSLGSDRYTVAYDQIPYGLSDKPDYRGEGPNPFTLEADVAHLFSLMDELGQEQAVLVGNSAGGVIALEAARQAPERVAGLVLINPMAALERPTLPKWLAQLPQAKRLSLLGGRWLGRSTELLERSYYDTDAITPEREARFSLHTAMAGWDRAWGQLMHRSLTDALQVRGPLEGVETPTQVIISVEDEVIPAADSHRVADALPNAERVELQACGHLPQEECPAETAAAIEQWRERHDL
- a CDS encoding AMP-binding protein encodes the protein MIPSEAFPCRLTRARQQWPNHPAIIEPGQAYTFAGLDDAVSQRAAALQAQGLGAGTWTALRMTTSTAGVIDWLAILRAGARVLPVSERMPEPALEQLLAEHGIAGRIPAPGAELQHTGHAPPGEPASSLHRHFRPDAPCAGVATSGSTGAPRIAAHSYANYVRSAQGAIDYLPLSPPDRYLLSLPLFHVGGLGIVFRCLEAGVPMVVGGRSEDATFLAAYRVSHVSMVETQLHRLLRGAGDPLPKLRCVLLGGGPVATELLEEAQARGLPCYMSYGLTEMTAQVATWPALHGGGRILPYRALRIDHDEIRVRGDTLCLGYLDRGTVAPLTDADGWFSTGDLGHWQAGRLTVFGRRDNQFISGGENIQPEAIERVLREHPAVREAVVVPRHDREFGQRPVAFVKTGDDALPATDLRAWVRARLSPHMTPVAWYPLPDSGGLKVRRAELIERAERLRDQAP
- a CDS encoding AI-2E family transporter, translated to MTILNQNGGPSTWHWLVGGAAVVIILAGLQAVSGIVNPLLLAAFLAIASATPLNWMQRRGVPAVLAVMILFLGVGLLFFLLFHALRGAVETMATQAPEYQEQLTIVFGQLREYVVSMGVPPESLPEQIPLPAVGTLTDAAATVASGIGQFTAATFLVLLAFMFLLLEESTLPGKLSVAFPASRRARVRTRRFLRAVDRYIFIKSATSTLTGVIIGTGLWLIGVDFPILWGIFAGLLNFIPTVGSIIAAAPAVAVALLGGGLLDAVLTVALYVAVNVAIGSITEPRLMGRTLGLSPLVVLISLMVWGWVFGPVGMLLSIPLTMIAKLALEAQPETRWIAVLLSDRADERIR
- a CDS encoding transglycosylase SLT domain-containing protein — encoded protein: MVPSGGYRGFVLVALFLVLGLSAGVAGPDRGCPDADHGERFHEALEAARDDDWSRVAELEPCLGDPHPMAAYLEFHRLRSALPELDPRRVVDYQQRHADTPLADVLKRVAVRRYAEAGDDAAVRRVTDEPPSRLALRCHWWQAHLETRRGEALAFARSAWHAGVSRPAACDGLFEAAREAGVIDDRAVWQRMRLAFRNDQPGLLRYLEGLLGGERWLAAAEWLYRLEQQPTRVGDVDEGLPPRLRRQVTADGLYRLAREDTVAAREYLERIGEDLPDLPAGERREVFERVAWYSIIRGVPENRGWVDRWLAEHGGEELLEQRMRRAVIEEHWTDLVFWSARLSEGSVRTARWQYWLGRAQLELGDAARAREHWREAAGQRSFWGFLAAEHIGQAYALQEVSSEPDPPAPDPALLRVRLLYQVGELRLARDEWGRLLQDRGAAEQQALAAHAYRQGWYELAIAAANRAGAVEALQWRFPHAYRDAFQRVAADTGVESCLLMAVARRESAFHRDAVSPAGARGLMQLLPGTARQLAEEGGRPGPDVGGLFDPELNVRLGAEYLQKLLERFDGNRLKALAAYNAGPSRVAGWLEQEGRPLDVWIESIPYHETRRYVQAVLAYRTILAHRGGLEQVASVVSRDEVAQVYGEAVDGREPAAVRLSRNPMGEAMPPGDGRRED